The Peribacillus simplex genome contains a region encoding:
- a CDS encoding DUF47 domain-containing protein encodes MAFKSKKDKFAVMLFNIAQNLKEGADYFADYKLKNISDLKVFSDTMKDYEHKGDSMVHNVIKELNNAFITPIEREDILELTMRMDDVIDGLEHCAALFEMYSIVNADEYMLKFVDAIKQCTYEIENAVDTLSTKKLPMIRENAIKIKDLESVCDGIQRQSIKNLFTVEKDPIRIIQYKEIYESLEDIADHCQAVANTLETIIMKNA; translated from the coding sequence ATGGCTTTTAAATCAAAAAAAGACAAATTCGCGGTAATGCTTTTTAACATCGCTCAAAACCTTAAAGAAGGTGCTGACTATTTCGCGGATTATAAACTCAAAAACATCTCCGATCTAAAAGTATTTTCAGATACGATGAAAGACTATGAGCATAAAGGCGATTCAATGGTCCATAATGTGATCAAAGAGCTGAACAATGCCTTCATCACTCCTATCGAACGGGAGGATATCCTTGAATTGACCATGAGGATGGATGATGTCATTGACGGTTTGGAACACTGTGCGGCATTATTCGAAATGTACTCAATTGTCAATGCGGATGAGTATATGCTTAAGTTTGTGGATGCAATCAAACAGTGTACGTATGAGATCGAAAATGCTGTCGATACACTATCCACTAAAAAATTGCCAATGATCCGTGAAAATGCAATCAAAATTAAAGATCTTGAATCCGTTTGTGACGGAATCCAACGTCAATCAATCAAAAACTTGTTTACAGTTGAAAAAGATCCAATCAGGATCATTCAATATAAAGAAATTTACGAAAGCCTTGAAGATATCGCAGATCACTGTCAAGCGGTGGCCAACACACTTGAAACAATCATAATGAAAAACGCCTAA
- a CDS encoding inorganic phosphate transporter: MNSILILTALIIIFALVFDFINGFHDTANAIATAVSTKALKPRHAIIMAAVMNLLGALTFTGVAHTITKDIVDPFTLNNGSYVILAALLSAIIWNLITWYFGIPSSSSHAIIGSIAGAAVVASGFDAIKWNGFTKIVQALILSPILAFTLGFIVYSIFKVVFKNNNLGKTNKRFRRIQILTAAIQSYTHGTNDAQKSMGIITMALIANGYASTSEVPFWVQLSCAIAMALGTSIGGWKIIKTVGGKIMKIRPVNGVAADMTGAAIIFGATFLHMPVSTTHVISSSILGVGSAHRIKGVKWGTAKNMLITWFITLPISASLAGIIYYLIALFL, encoded by the coding sequence ATGAATAGCATACTCATCTTAACCGCACTAATTATTATTTTTGCTTTGGTCTTTGACTTTATCAACGGTTTCCATGATACGGCTAACGCCATCGCTACAGCAGTATCAACCAAGGCGCTTAAACCACGTCATGCAATCATCATGGCTGCGGTCATGAATTTATTAGGAGCACTGACCTTTACCGGTGTAGCGCATACCATTACGAAGGATATCGTTGATCCTTTCACATTGAACAATGGTTCTTATGTAATCCTTGCCGCCCTGCTTTCGGCAATTATATGGAATTTAATCACTTGGTATTTTGGCATTCCAAGCAGTTCCTCCCATGCGATCATTGGTTCAATAGCGGGAGCTGCCGTCGTGGCTAGTGGATTCGATGCGATTAAATGGAATGGATTCACTAAAATTGTACAAGCATTGATTCTATCCCCTATCCTTGCCTTCACGCTTGGATTCATTGTATACAGTATCTTCAAGGTGGTATTCAAAAATAATAATTTAGGAAAAACCAATAAGCGATTCAGGAGAATACAAATTCTCACGGCGGCCATCCAATCTTATACACATGGAACGAATGATGCTCAAAAATCCATGGGTATCATCACGATGGCTTTGATTGCTAACGGATATGCCTCTACCTCTGAAGTTCCTTTCTGGGTACAACTATCCTGCGCAATAGCCATGGCGCTTGGTACATCAATCGGGGGTTGGAAGATCATCAAAACTGTTGGCGGTAAAATCATGAAAATCCGCCCGGTTAACGGTGTGGCTGCCGATATGACTGGGGCAGCCATCATTTTCGGTGCAACCTTCCTGCATATGCCGGTCAGCACGACACATGTCATTTCTTCTTCAATACTTGGGGTCGGTTCTGCACACCGCATCAAAGGGGTAAAGTGGGGAACCGCAAAAAACATGTTGATCACTTGGTTCATTACATTGCCAATTTCCGCTTCCTTAGCTGGAATCATTTACTATTTAATTGCTTTATTTTTATAG
- a CDS encoding aldo/keto reductase, with protein MISNIGETITLHNGVKMPQLGFGVFKVKNGNETVESVKKAIEVGYRAIDTAAIYENEEGVGQAIRECGVSREELFITSKVWNTEQGYETTLQAFDDSLNRLGLEYLDLYLIHWPGKDKYLETWRALEKLYKDGKVKSIGVSNFHVHHLEKLLANSEVKPVVNQIELHPLLTQVEIRDYCAKHEIKVESWSPLGRGNLLEEPTINHIAKKHGKSSAQVLIRWHLQHDLVVIPKSITPSRIEENADVFDFSLSLNEMNQIDALNKNERFGSNPDELLF; from the coding sequence ATGATTTCAAATATTGGGGAAACGATCACCTTACATAATGGAGTTAAAATGCCACAGTTGGGTTTCGGTGTATTTAAAGTGAAAAACGGCAATGAAACGGTTGAGTCAGTCAAGAAAGCGATCGAAGTTGGTTATCGTGCGATTGATACGGCGGCCATTTATGAAAATGAAGAAGGTGTTGGTCAGGCGATTCGGGAATGCGGTGTGTCTCGTGAAGAATTGTTCATTACATCTAAAGTGTGGAATACAGAGCAAGGATACGAAACGACGCTCCAAGCATTTGATGATAGTTTAAATCGCCTTGGTTTGGAATACTTGGATTTATACCTGATCCATTGGCCGGGAAAAGATAAATATCTGGAAACCTGGAGGGCATTGGAAAAGCTTTATAAGGATGGAAAGGTGAAATCAATCGGTGTAAGTAATTTCCATGTTCATCATTTGGAGAAGCTGCTTGCAAACAGTGAAGTGAAACCGGTCGTCAATCAAATTGAATTGCATCCACTTTTGACTCAAGTCGAAATTCGTGATTACTGTGCAAAACATGAAATAAAGGTAGAATCTTGGAGCCCGCTAGGCAGAGGGAACCTATTGGAAGAACCGACAATCAATCATATAGCGAAGAAGCACGGGAAAAGTTCAGCACAAGTGTTGATTAGATGGCATCTACAACATGATCTAGTTGTAATACCTAAATCGATTACGCCGTCCCGTATCGAAGAAAATGCTGACGTATTTGACTTTTCATTAAGCCTGAATGAAATGAATCAAATAGATGCCTTGAACAAAAATGAACGGTTCGGCAGCAATCCCGATGAACTTTTGTTCTAA